The following proteins are co-located in the candidate division WOR-3 bacterium genome:
- a CDS encoding toprim domain-containing protein, whose protein sequence is MHVENVEINGFKIDKFNQYDLEPGATQGKCPVCSHNRQPKNQSAKCASYDWGRGIGTCHNCNSTFQLHTYQRRGERSKEYSAPETVSPPVGEKAAAWFEARGISISTLVDMQVSEGIEFMPQTGKEENTIQFNYFMGGQLVNIKYRDGRKHFKLFKGAEKVFYNIDNTIGYDDIVIVEGEMDALALWEAGIKYVVSVPNGATLNNNNLDYLDNCIDYFLDKKRIIIAVDNDGPGDMLRQELVRRLGAEACFIVEWGDVKDANEYLLAQGKDALKRVVLDAKPVPLENVVTMRQIEGEVIDFVENGFKPGYQIGLDNFDDIFSTYTGQFITVTGIPSSGKSDFVDQMAVGYNMKYGWKIAYASPENVPTYLHAHKIMRKLWEGMPDKSEVHSEKWKSIVSNVNDNYFWIDMERYSLESVLKKGAELVKRKGIKCLVIDPFNKVRDIDSHTDDVNKYTMEYLTKIEMFCKKYDVLVIVVAHPTKMYKTQSGEMEEPTMYNIKGGGEWYDASYHGLLVHRDYDRKLVKVKVLKVKFQNLGENGAECWFSWDYASGLYVPHIEQTFVGEKMPWE, encoded by the coding sequence CCGACAGCCTAAGAACCAATCAGCCAAGTGTGCATCATACGATTGGGGACGAGGAATAGGGACGTGCCACAATTGCAATTCCACTTTCCAGCTTCATACATACCAGCGCCGCGGCGAGCGTTCGAAAGAATATTCTGCCCCGGAGACCGTATCCCCACCGGTAGGGGAGAAGGCCGCGGCTTGGTTTGAAGCCAGAGGTATCTCGATCAGTACCCTCGTTGACATGCAAGTTAGCGAGGGTATTGAATTTATGCCGCAGACTGGTAAAGAAGAAAACACTATCCAGTTCAATTACTTCATGGGTGGCCAACTGGTCAACATAAAGTACAGAGACGGCAGGAAGCACTTCAAGCTATTTAAAGGTGCTGAGAAGGTTTTCTATAACATCGACAACACCATAGGATATGATGATATTGTCATCGTTGAGGGCGAGATGGACGCATTAGCGTTATGGGAGGCAGGAATTAAATATGTGGTTTCCGTTCCAAATGGGGCAACACTGAATAATAACAACTTAGACTACCTGGATAATTGCATCGACTACTTCCTGGACAAGAAGCGCATAATAATAGCGGTAGACAATGACGGGCCTGGTGATATGTTACGCCAGGAATTGGTCAGACGTCTGGGCGCTGAAGCGTGCTTCATTGTAGAATGGGGAGATGTAAAGGATGCAAATGAATATCTATTAGCGCAGGGCAAAGACGCGTTGAAGCGTGTCGTCCTGGATGCCAAACCCGTACCGCTGGAGAACGTAGTGACGATGCGGCAGATCGAAGGAGAAGTGATAGACTTCGTCGAGAACGGGTTTAAACCTGGTTACCAGATAGGCCTTGACAACTTCGATGATATATTTTCCACCTATACAGGACAATTCATAACCGTGACTGGTATCCCGTCGTCTGGTAAGTCAGACTTCGTGGATCAAATGGCCGTAGGGTATAATATGAAGTATGGTTGGAAGATTGCATACGCCTCACCGGAGAACGTACCGACCTACCTGCATGCCCACAAGATAATGCGTAAGCTATGGGAAGGTATGCCTGACAAGTCAGAAGTACATTCTGAGAAGTGGAAATCGATAGTAAGTAACGTCAATGATAATTACTTCTGGATAGACATGGAACGTTATTCATTGGAATCAGTACTGAAGAAAGGTGCTGAGCTGGTGAAACGCAAAGGCATAAAGTGTCTGGTCATCGATCCATTCAATAAGGTACGCGATATAGACTCCCATACCGATGACGTCAACAAGTACACTATGGAATATCTTACGAAGATAGAAATGTTTTGTAAGAAGTACGATGTGCTGGTTATTGTTGTGGCCCACCCAACCAAGATGTACAAAACGCAGTCCGGTGAGATGGAAGAACCGACCATGTACAATATAAAAGGCGGTGGTGAATGGTATGATGCCTCTTATCATGGCTTGCTTGTGCATCGTGACTACGATCGTAAACTGGTCAAGGTGAAAGTCTTAAAGGTAAAGTTCCAGAACCTGGGAGAGAATGGTGCAGAGTGCTGGTTCTCATGGGATTATGCCTCAGGGCTGTATGTGCCTCATATTGAACAAACCTTCGTTGGTG